The following DNA comes from Leifsonia sp. 1010.
TCGTCGCCGTGGTGGTGGTCTCCGCCACCGCGACCGGCACGGGCCGCTCCAGCCTGGCGCGACTCCGCGCCTCCCTGACCATGACCCCCAAGAAGAAAAGGAACACCCATGCCTGACCTCGACGACCTCCGCGAAGGAACCGACTTCACCGGAGCCGTCGCCCCGACGGGCGACGCGGCCCTGAAGGGCACCGGCGGACTCGACTGGGGGATGCGCTCACGCCTCTCCCGCGTCTTCGATCCTGCCGACGGCAAGACGGTCATGCTCGCCTTCGACCACGGCTACTTCCAGGGACCGACCTCCGGGCTCGAGCGGCTGGACCGCTCCATCGTTCCGCTGATCCCCCAGGCGGACGCGCTGATGTGCACCCGCGGCGCCCTGCGCACCACCGTTCCGTCGAACGCCGGCAAGGGCGTCGTGCTGCGCGCCAGCGGCGGCCCCAGCGTGCTCGGCGACCTCAGCCAGGAGGACCTGGCCGTGAGCATCGACGACGCCGTTCGGCTCGACGCCGCCGCGCTTGCGGTGCAGGTCTTCGTCGGGGCGGAGAACGAGAGCCGGTCCGTGAAGAACCTGACCACGCTCGTCGATCAGGGACAGGCCGCCGGCATCCCGGTGCTCGCCGTCACCGCCGTCGGGCGCGACATGGTGCGCGACGCCCGCTACTTCCGACTCGCGACGCGCATCTCGGCCGAGCTGGGCGCCGCCTTCGTGAAAACGTACTACGTCGAGGACGGGTTCGAGACCGTCACCAGCGCCTGCCCGGTGCCGATCGTCATCGCCGGCGGCAAGAAGGTCGAGGAGAAGGAGGCGCTCCGCATCGCGTACCGCGCGATCCAGGAGGGCGCAGCCGGCGTCGACATGGGCCGCA
Coding sequences within:
- the lsrF gene encoding 3-hydroxy-5-phosphonooxypentane-2,4-dione thiolase — protein: MPDLDDLREGTDFTGAVAPTGDAALKGTGGLDWGMRSRLSRVFDPADGKTVMLAFDHGYFQGPTSGLERLDRSIVPLIPQADALMCTRGALRTTVPSNAGKGVVLRASGGPSVLGDLSQEDLAVSIDDAVRLDAAALAVQVFVGAENESRSVKNLTTLVDQGQAAGIPVLAVTAVGRDMVRDARYFRLATRISAELGAAFVKTYYVEDGFETVTSACPVPIVIAGGKKVEEKEALRIAYRAIQEGAAGVDMGRNVFQSEHPAAMLAAVRGVVHDGLTADDAFALYEQLSH